A single genomic interval of Vairimorpha necatrix chromosome 5, complete sequence harbors:
- a CDS encoding putative SP-containing membrane protein codes for MRSLFFIHSIIFLSGMIHSNEEHAAILANYINTDNLCIGLDSRINADFLIREKVRFFFDFFWNTITNHEIFKRMIEDDISDFSYNNVSVKLKNAFLENLSLKEPDEKYLDALTVNETRFKDEMLRAIFVFYDMLRICFKDTMSKTMAPLDAMKILIRENTCFIKGGISSHLPSFVYKLCNKASVYYNQCPETVRTDDNLKAIHYNNEVFDRGECLNNHNIELQNFNTNFTAALKDINNVINAEVNDVGESSYYLWIVLPVILMFFVIICIFSYLGFIYYKKRDRKQWDEAANSSFEYIS; via the coding sequence ATGcgttcattattttttatccaCTCTATCATATTCTTGTCGGGCATGATACATTCCAATGAAGAACATGCTGCTATATTAGccaattatattaatactGATAATTTATGTATAGGATTAGATAGTAGAATTAATGCGGATTTTCTTATTCGTGAAAAAGTCCGtttcttttttgattttttttggaataCAATAACTAATCATGAAATTTTCAAGCGAATGATTGAAGATGACATATCAGATTTTAGTTACAATAACGTAAGTgttaaactaaaaaatgcttttttagaaaatttatctcTAAAAGAACCAGATGAAAAATATCTTGATGCCCTTACAGTTAATGAAACAAGATTCAAAGATGAAATGTTACGTGccatttttgttttttacgATATGTTAcgtatttgttttaaagaTACAATGAGTAAAACAATGGCTCCTCTAGATgctatgaaaattttaatacgAGAAAATacatgttttattaaaggCGGCATTAGTAGTCATTTGCCGtcatttgtttataaattgtGTAATAAGGCATCTGTATATTATAATCAATGTCCTGAAACAGTAAGAACAGACGATAACTTAAAAGCAATACACTACAATAATGAGGTCTTTGATAGAGGCGAGTGTCTAAATAATCATAATATCgaattacaaaattttaatactaACTTTACAGCAGCTCTTAAAGATATAAACAATGTTATAAATGCAGAAGTCAATGATGTTGGTGAGTCAAGTTATTATTTATGGATTGTTTTGCCTGTTATTCTAATGTTCTTTGtaattatttgtatttttagcTATTTGggttttatatattacaaaaaaagagataGAAAGCAATGGGACGAAGCAGCAAACTCATCCTTTGAATATATATCCTAA
- a CDS encoding putative SP-containing membrane protein: MNSLFYILPITLFPEVIKCSNFDNDLLSKVLNDAKICDSLDKRIYENNISKDNVRIFYEILWNAITNHTIFKKMTQVNRLTNSFTSRSTLIKKGYLQMLNQNEWDYMVENSLTKPEINFIEYLFLGAKEYYEMLRHCYNPHKTQRKLTRKLLEDFFEQNTCFLKDGINENIPSFVYKLCKDLIPHYNKCYGKLEFQFLSGEIIKKHDLLLNPKCINNNYDFTNITSIFPKGYNYLAENMTITRSYKYDSTVFFESAIFIIALICLIISFIVFSYYIYYKRCKTPRSNEIVTHSIIFTL; the protein is encoded by the coding sequence ATGAATTcgttattttatattttgccAATTACGTTATTTCCTGAAGTGATAAAATGTAGTAATTTCGACAATGATTTACTTagtaaagttttaaatgaCGCTAAAATTTGTGATTCCTTagataaaagaatttatgaaaataatatttctaaagaCAATGTTCGAATATTTTACGAAATTTTATGGAATGCAATAACAAATCatactatttttaaaaaaatgacaCAAGTAAATCGATTAACAAATAGCTTTACAAGCAGAAGTACACTGATTAAAAAAGGATATTTGCAAAtgttaaatcaaaatgaATGGGATTATATGGTAGAAAATTCTCTCACGAAACctgaaataaattttattgaatatCTATTTCTTGGTGCAAAAGAATATTATGAAATGTTACGGCACTGCTATAACCCTCATAAAACCCAAAGAAAACTTACTAGAAAATTGCTAGAAGATTTTTTCGAACAAAAtacatgttttttaaaagatggCATTAATGAAAACATTCCTTCTTTTGTTTACAAACTTTGTAAAGACCTTATTCCACATTATAACAAATGTTATGGAAAATTAGAGTTCCAATTTCTCTCCGgcgaaattattaaaaagcaTGATCTATTACTTAACCCAAAATGCATTAATAACAACTATGATTTTACGAATATTACAAGTATTTTCCCTAAAGGGTATAATTATTTAGCCGAAAATATGACTATTACAAGATCTTACAAATATGATTCTACTGTTTTCTTTGAGAGtgctatttttataattgctctaatttgtttaataataagttttattgttttttcttattacaTATACTATAAAAGATGTAAAACTCCTCGATCTAATGAGATAGTAACACATTCGATCATTTTTACGTTATAA